Proteins encoded in a region of the Actinomycetota bacterium genome:
- a CDS encoding CBS domain-containing protein has protein sequence MQVADVMHTDVKTADAEDTFADVAKTMRTNGISSVVVLDGKKLAGIVTERDIVNLVAAGGDPHSVKVAHGMTRRDLETVAPKMDLADAAEHMVARNIRHLPVVDRGRVVGIVSIRDLTRWAAEELASGAEMPDIARSHKALKAASELQKQRRKGA, from the coding sequence ATGCAGGTCGCCGACGTGATGCATACCGACGTGAAGACGGCCGACGCCGAAGACACGTTCGCCGACGTCGCCAAGACGATGCGCACGAACGGCATCTCGTCGGTGGTGGTGCTCGACGGGAAGAAGCTCGCCGGCATCGTGACCGAGCGCGACATCGTGAACCTGGTGGCCGCAGGCGGTGATCCCCACTCGGTGAAGGTGGCGCACGGCATGACCCGGCGCGACCTCGAGACCGTGGCCCCCAAGATGGACCTCGCCGACGCCGCCGAGCACATGGTGGCGCGGAACATCCGTCACCTGCCGGTGGTCGACCGGGGGCGAGTGGTCGGCATCGTGTCGATCCGCGACCTCACGCGGTGGGCCGCCGAGGAGCTCGCGAGCGGCGCTGAGATGCCCGACATCGCACGGAGCCACAAGGCGCTGAAGGCCGCGAGCGAGCTGCAGAAACAGCGCCGCAAGGGCGCGTAG
- a CDS encoding FAD-dependent oxidoreductase, whose product MHVVIVGGGAAGLNAARGLQQRLRSGGHSLTVVSTENVFLYQSLLPEAAGGTLEPRHVVVPLRSALRHARVVVGDVERVDVGHRLLHLRGVDGDRFELPYDQLVLAPGSRSRTLPVPGLAAHGIGFKTLGEAILLRNHVLSRLEAASQRPPRDPRRRAALTFVFVGAGYAGVEALGELEDLCRWALKHMPEIGPDEPRWVLVEALDEILPEIGGDLGTWAARELAERGIEIKTDTRLDSVEGGVVRLSDGETFPAETLVWTAGVKPEPLAALSDLPVDDHGRLRVDAAMRVQGFEGVIWAAGDAAAVPDLVTGGFCPPSAQYATRQGRRLAANVLATIEGRDVEPFRFKALGALCSLGRYRGVAVVMGVHLRGFPAWFVTRSYHLLQLPTLNRKVRVVLDWTLSLFFPRDVAALGSLHDPTEAFERASEG is encoded by the coding sequence ATGCACGTCGTGATCGTGGGGGGAGGCGCCGCCGGACTGAACGCGGCGCGGGGGCTGCAGCAGCGGCTGCGCTCGGGAGGGCATTCCCTCACCGTGGTCTCGACGGAGAACGTCTTCCTCTACCAGTCGCTGCTACCGGAAGCCGCGGGGGGAACGCTCGAGCCCCGTCACGTGGTCGTACCGCTGCGTTCGGCGCTCCGACACGCCCGGGTGGTCGTCGGCGACGTCGAGCGGGTCGACGTCGGGCACCGGCTGCTGCACCTGCGGGGCGTCGACGGTGACCGGTTCGAGTTGCCGTACGACCAGCTCGTGCTGGCACCGGGGTCGCGCTCGCGCACGCTGCCCGTGCCCGGACTCGCGGCCCACGGCATCGGGTTCAAGACGCTCGGCGAGGCGATCCTGCTGCGCAACCACGTGTTGTCGAGGCTCGAGGCCGCATCGCAGCGTCCGCCGCGCGACCCGCGGCGCCGGGCCGCCCTCACGTTCGTGTTCGTGGGGGCAGGGTACGCCGGGGTCGAGGCCCTGGGGGAGCTCGAGGACCTCTGCCGATGGGCCCTGAAGCACATGCCGGAGATCGGACCCGATGAGCCGCGCTGGGTGCTGGTCGAGGCACTCGATGAGATCCTTCCCGAGATCGGCGGCGATCTCGGGACGTGGGCCGCGCGGGAACTGGCCGAGCGGGGCATCGAGATCAAGACGGACACGCGTCTGGACTCGGTCGAGGGCGGGGTGGTGCGGCTGAGTGACGGGGAGACGTTCCCGGCGGAGACGCTCGTGTGGACCGCAGGCGTCAAGCCCGAACCGCTCGCGGCACTCTCCGACCTACCCGTCGACGATCACGGCAGGCTGCGGGTCGACGCCGCGATGCGCGTGCAGGGGTTCGAGGGCGTGATCTGGGCGGCGGGCGATGCCGCGGCCGTGCCGGACCTCGTGACCGGCGGGTTCTGCCCGCCGTCGGCGCAGTACGCGACGCGGCAGGGCAGGCGGCTCGCGGCGAACGTGCTCGCGACGATCGAGGGCCGCGACGTGGAGCCCTTCCGGTTCAAGGCGTTGGGGGCGTTGTGCTCACTCGGGCGGTACCGGGGGGTCGCCGTCGTCATGGGTGTGCATCTGCGCGGGTTCCCGGCGTGGTTCGTGACCCGCTCGTACCACCTGCTGCAGCTGCCCACGCTGAACCGGAAGGTGCGCGTCGTGCTCGATTGGACGCTGTCGCTGTTCTTCCCACGCGACGTGGCGGCGCTGGGGTCGCTGCACGACCCGACGGAGGCGTTCGAGAGAGCGTCGGAGGGATAG
- a CDS encoding HAD family hydrolase, with protein MTDPALEMVFFDIGGVMYDDTVYARSWRSALRESGAEFTDEEFDLEYAAARAEQSESFRRRLTTRFLGSIDDLTAVEARAARYWAYPPTALYPDVVPCLEALEGRFRLGVIANQPSSVRRAMERDGLTRFFEVWGVSDDLGLQKPDPRLFSHVLYTAGVSPARSVMLGDRLDYDVCPAKAAGMRAVWVLRGEAPDEPTQAQLSQADASIDDLGEVPALLVSWS; from the coding sequence GTGACCGATCCGGCGCTCGAGATGGTGTTCTTCGACATCGGTGGAGTGATGTACGACGACACGGTGTACGCGCGCTCGTGGCGGAGTGCCCTGCGCGAGTCCGGCGCCGAATTCACCGACGAGGAGTTCGACCTCGAGTACGCGGCAGCCCGGGCAGAGCAGTCGGAGTCCTTCCGACGTCGGCTCACGACGCGGTTCCTGGGCTCCATCGACGACCTCACCGCCGTCGAGGCGCGCGCCGCGCGCTACTGGGCATATCCGCCCACCGCGCTCTACCCCGACGTCGTGCCGTGCCTCGAGGCGCTCGAGGGACGCTTCCGGCTCGGGGTGATCGCGAACCAACCGTCGTCGGTGCGACGGGCGATGGAGCGCGACGGCCTGACGCGGTTCTTCGAGGTCTGGGGCGTGAGCGACGACCTCGGCCTGCAGAAGCCCGACCCTCGGCTCTTCTCGCACGTGCTCTACACCGCAGGCGTGTCGCCGGCGCGCTCGGTGATGCTGGGCGACCGTCTCGACTACGACGTGTGTCCGGCGAAGGCCGCGGGCATGCGGGCGGTGTGGGTGCTCCGCGGGGAGGCGCCCGACGAGCCCACCCAAGCGCAGCTCTCGCAGGCCGACGCGTCGATCGACGATCTCGGCGAGGTTCCCGCGTTGCTCGTCTCCTGGTCGTAA
- a CDS encoding PHP domain-containing protein, which translates to MSGYDLHTHSTFSDGTETPTHNVRLALERGMAGLGVTDHDTFAGLDEAAAAAHGTGLEIVPGIEFSAEYDGASLHVLGYWVDPAHEPLQEELKRLTDTRFRRGEMMIEKLQEAGYEISFDDVRQIAGDDLIARPHVAQAMVEAGIVETEKEAFDRYIADGGLAYVPKHALHPVQALRLIGDAGGVCVLAHPAMWKGNGSVPDELIEEMAEGGMVGLEVDHPDHDEATRASYRAMAERLDLVPTGSSDCHGARYGFRLGCNTTPVELVDELKRRAGR; encoded by the coding sequence ATGAGCGGATACGACCTCCACACCCACTCCACCTTCAGCGACGGCACGGAGACGCCCACCCACAACGTGAGGCTCGCGCTCGAGCGCGGCATGGCCGGCCTCGGCGTCACCGACCACGACACGTTCGCCGGCCTCGACGAGGCGGCGGCCGCGGCCCACGGCACCGGTCTCGAGATCGTGCCCGGCATCGAGTTCTCGGCCGAGTACGACGGGGCCAGCCTGCACGTGCTCGGCTACTGGGTCGATCCCGCCCACGAACCTCTGCAAGAGGAGCTGAAGCGGCTCACCGACACCCGGTTCCGGCGCGGCGAGATGATGATCGAGAAGTTGCAGGAGGCGGGCTACGAGATCTCGTTCGACGACGTGCGGCAGATCGCGGGCGACGACCTGATCGCTCGCCCCCACGTCGCACAGGCCATGGTCGAAGCGGGCATCGTCGAGACCGAGAAGGAAGCCTTCGATCGGTACATCGCCGACGGTGGCCTCGCGTACGTGCCGAAGCATGCGTTGCACCCGGTCCAGGCCCTGCGGCTGATCGGCGATGCGGGGGGCGTCTGCGTGCTCGCCCACCCCGCGATGTGGAAGGGCAACGGTTCCGTGCCCGATGAACTGATCGAGGAGATGGCCGAGGGTGGCATGGTCGGACTGGAGGTCGACCATCCCGACCACGACGAGGCCACCCGCGCCTCCTACCGAGCGATGGCCGAACGTCTCGACCTGGTGCCGACGGGGTCGAGCGATTGCCACGGGGCCCGATACGGATTCCGGCTCGGGTGCAACACGACGCCGGTCGAGCTCGTCGACGAGCTGAAGCGGCGCGCGGGCCGCTGA
- a CDS encoding alpha-hydroxy acid oxidase, which yields MSETPRYVTVEDYLPVARAAIAADVWDYYEGGAGDERTLAENRRAFDRWMLRPRFLRGAGSPDTSTGILGSTLRFPVGVAPWAYQRLAHPDGELATARAAAAVGTVMVVSSTAESYLEDVAAASDGPKWWQLYVAEDRGFTEAMLRRVVSAGYEAICWTVDFVVNGLRHRDTRSGFVMPIGIGASDYLFDASITWDDLGWIKDRAPGVPVIVKGLLTAEDAELAVQAGADAIVVSNHGGRQLDRSPAGLDALPEVAAQVAGRVPVLMDGGVRRGTDVLTALALGASAVLVARPTIWGLAADGEAGVAGVLEILRAEFENAMALTGCRSVDEIGRALVTPAP from the coding sequence CTACCTGCCGGTCGCGCGCGCCGCGATCGCCGCGGACGTCTGGGATTACTACGAAGGCGGGGCCGGCGACGAGCGGACGCTCGCGGAGAACCGACGCGCCTTCGACCGGTGGATGCTGCGCCCCCGGTTCCTTCGGGGCGCGGGGTCTCCCGACACCTCGACCGGCATCCTCGGCTCGACGTTGCGGTTCCCGGTCGGTGTGGCGCCGTGGGCCTACCAGCGACTCGCGCATCCCGACGGGGAGCTCGCCACCGCTCGGGCGGCGGCCGCCGTCGGCACCGTGATGGTCGTGTCCTCGACCGCCGAGTCCTACCTCGAGGATGTCGCGGCCGCGAGCGACGGCCCGAAGTGGTGGCAGCTCTACGTGGCGGAGGATCGTGGATTCACCGAGGCGATGCTCCGGCGCGTGGTCTCGGCGGGATACGAGGCGATCTGCTGGACCGTCGATTTCGTCGTCAACGGGCTGCGGCACCGCGACACGCGCAGCGGGTTCGTGATGCCGATCGGCATCGGAGCGAGCGACTACCTGTTCGACGCGTCGATCACGTGGGACGACCTCGGCTGGATCAAGGATCGAGCACCCGGGGTGCCCGTGATCGTCAAAGGTCTCCTCACCGCGGAGGACGCCGAGCTCGCCGTGCAGGCGGGCGCCGACGCGATCGTCGTCTCGAACCACGGAGGGCGCCAGCTCGACCGGTCGCCGGCGGGGCTCGACGCCCTGCCCGAGGTGGCGGCGCAGGTCGCGGGACGGGTGCCGGTGCTGATGGACGGTGGCGTTCGGCGCGGTACCGATGTGCTCACCGCCTTGGCGCTGGGCGCGAGCGCGGTGCTCGTTGCACGCCCGACGATCTGGGGTCTCGCAGCCGATGGGGAAGCGGGGGTCGCGGGTGTGCTCGAGATCCTCCGTGCAGAGTTCGAGAACGCGATGGCGCTGACCGGGTGCCGCTCGGTCGACGAGATCGGCCGGGCGCTCGTGACGCCTGCACCGTAG